A region of Salmo salar chromosome ssa17, Ssal_v3.1, whole genome shotgun sequence DNA encodes the following proteins:
- the LOC106575179 gene encoding protein Shroom2 isoform X2, giving the protein MCSSAACPRKMKMVDIVSQTTMPSESETDKHVARNFLTKILRSSMRKNRFKGRNEPVSRPHSWHSSKFTGDHPEPTESRIEPPPPPVWQVKHEVSASTKDLSSCGDHDSNLRQLSSQFSSVGNMERVERPSHPYPPGCLSPSRYHRSAEPLPGSGGSGGKSESAFSCLSSTSPPPEPALALTNTAATEGSVFYKGVQTQTSEVGRQGEQRHSRYLQLPQGDGGSESPRTAPEEQPDSRYSSSGSGRSHIGPVWHVPERRKVAAPPSPPPPPLRSDSFAATKVYPAYTEGPGAPHHGQMKAQERGLDRLAEAPENSSYRGRGNHISHDENGPDPRCSYNPPPHKKDFLHPNIAAGAPDYNHNQLSNPNKLFSLSSQDVRQSQSPFACLPNHQRQYSDESTFYLQTRSAPHPPKPQSVGSYYHSLQELPTNRSNSRNHVRSSTTSLSTSTIDQNYDGGGHIRYYCITTKQPGQPETRVRQSKSEVWMADMELAKGSNDRASTSSSHKTNKVKYPPQPPYASSKERNGNVKPANVLLYEHTASNSLSSSGKPTTEERERWSEGQRPSTEAQLRSSYSPSPPKEHKAAPLREEDPWLSQENHKISSQKTPMLHSLAQESRSLVEKNHPATAPPPPPNGGGDANHAIQEALMDNTATGKLARRSDRYATTLRNEIQLKRAQLQKSRSAATLTCPSETEEIEEETDPGGWKSTSSDGSFSSSYKDHLKEAQARVLQATSFRRRDLEPPGSGSEAQLTKPNSHIVSRIGGRKRFPLNKRVHSFSEPDKINKLGVEGEGEHPVGTARSFVDRRKFFEMAAKPAFCRPDSTIHKSGQQSSSTTSSTLEHGEGKARGRAHSGETEEGWRPSLASETSSDHHPDPLSPAGRQALLEQQRLGTFTEYQVTWNMQRKASDTKPQGRYHSADNILDQGTVETSVCVHERSRSSPSQDVYTQIPVPWRDSVENANLDHRQGQQGGSYTTRGPSKSREQPAQLDHFPQPPQPSIPRLTDTEPHSSRDVAAPLPLPHPSDHRYKCDSADPAHNLPALPPYPSNHTHSSVSEQPLPPPTLAPKPQNTGLIIMPHLPLLGLETPSTTSSTYGLSSQEFLPVPRTHQADPVDPSSSSSCSPHGTELDPAPNQACSLGSTQLPSPSPGRTAGLDTEEGAADSTLEPPPSSSSHSPFFSYQPASLTVPSSCGTSSPSPQFAPQRLTDQPPVSVSMQDEAQSRPENRTNAVMEMSSVGKKVPVKIVHAESTTERESRQYLLHSERNGAPGVSEGPDFPPPLPTSLPSPEPQPYSLFRAYTPYTRHGPQSPPRDPTLTVAPEEALSHGRSQTNGPSGTSVMGPQHPQKSNSEEDVKREELARDIMDKDKSLVDILDQSKMKTTMDMMEGIFPQGEQILDGGHQRRKISPKQGLPPRGMDDRREEGCMSAATGSLVTSSTYYSTSAPKAELLNKMKDMQEDELEELEQDSEDELDIDLASKKQELIDSLGKKLQVLREARESLQEDVHDNNSLGDEVEAMVQRVCKPNELDKFRMFVGDLDKVVSLLLSLSGRLARVENALNSLEEDTTPEEKRTLSEKRKLLIRQHEDAKELKENLDRRERLVYSIMAAHLSHESLADYQHFVKMKSALIIEQRKLEDKIKLGEEQLKCLLDSLLEQRLLF; this is encoded by the exons ATGTGTTCCTCTGCTGCGTGCCCCAGGAAAATGAAAATGGTGGATATTGTCTCACAGACCACCATGCCATCAGAATCAGAAACTGACAAACATGTGGCCAGGAACTTTCTCACCAAGATATTACGAAGTTCAATGAG GAAGAACCGCTTCAAGGG GAGGAATGAACCAGTCTCCCGGCCCCATTCATGGCACTCCTCCAAGTTCACAGGAGACCACCCCGAACCCACAGAGAGCCGCATagaacctccacctccacctgtgTGGCAGGTCAAACATGAAGTCAG TGCATCCACAAAAGACCTTTCCAGCTGCGGGGACCACGACTCGAATCTACGCCAGTTATCCAGCCAGTTCAGCTCCGTGGGAAATATGGAGAGAGTAGAGCGTCCCTCACACCCCTACCCACCAGGATGCCTCTCCCCCAGCAGGTACCACCGCAGTGCTGAGCCTCTCCCTGGCAGTGGAGGGTCTGGTGGGAAGAGCGAATCAGCCTTCAGTTGCCTGTCCTCTACCAGCCCTCCCCCGGAGCCTGCGCTGGCGCTCACCAACACTGCGGCGACTGAGGGCAGCGTGTTCTATAAGGGGGTCCAGACTCAGACCAGTGAGGTCGGAAGGCAGGGTGAGCAGCGCCACAGCCGGTACCTCCAGCTGCCCCAGGGGGACGGAGGCTcagagagccccaggacagccCCAGAGGAGCAGCCTGACTCCCGCTACTCCAGCTCAGGCTCTGGCAGATCGCACATAGGCCCTGTGTGGCACGTCCCAGAGAGGAGGAAGGTAGCAGcccccccatctcctcctcctcctcccctgcgcAGTGACAGCTtcgctgccaccaaggtgtaccCTGCCTACACAGAGGGGCCTGGAGCTCCACACCACGGCCAGATGAAGGCCCAAGAACGAGGGTTGGACAGGCTGGCTGAGGCCCCAGAGAACAGCAGCTACAGAGGCCGGGGAAACCATATCTCTCACGATGAGAACGGGCCAGACCCCAGGTGCAGTTACAACCCTCCACCTCACAAGAAAGACTTCCTCCACCCAAACATAGCAGCAGGAGCACCTGACTACAACCACAACCAGCTCAGCAACCCAAACAAACTGTTCTCGCTGTCTAGCCAGGACGTGAGACAGAGTCAGTCTCCCTTCGCTTGCCTGCCCAACCACCAGCGGCAGTACAGCGACGAAAGCACTTTCTACCTGCAGACCAGATCCGCCCCACATCCACCGAAGCCGCAGAGCGTCGGTAGCTACTACCACAGCCTCCAGGAGCTCCCGACCAACCGCAGTAACAGCAGGAACCACGTGAGGTCCTCCACCACGTCCCTGTCCACCTCGACCATCGACCAGAACTATGACGGCGGAGGACACATCCGGTACTACTGCATCACAACCAAGCAGCCAGGCCAGCCAGAGACCCGTGTTAGACAGAGCAAATCAGAGGTCTGGATGGCTGACATGGAGCTAGCTAAGGGCTCCAACGACAGGGCCTCCACAAGTTCCTCCCACAAGACCAACAAGGTCAAGTATCCTCCTCAGCCGCCTTACGCCAGCAGCAAGGAGCGGAACGGAAATGTCAAACCGGCCAACGTTCTGCTTTACGAGCACACAGCCTCTAATTCCTTATCCTCATCTGGTAAACCTAccactgaggagagggagaggtggagtgaGGGCCAGAGACCTTCTACAGAGGCCCAGCTTAGAAGCTCTTACTCTCCCAGTCCGCCCAAGGAACACAAGGCGGCACCGCTGAGAGAAGAAGACCCTTGGCTCTCTCAGGAGAACCATAAGATCTCTTCTCAAAAGACACCCATGCTCCACAGTCTGGCTCAGGAGAGTAGGAGCCTGGTGGAGAAGAATCACCCTGCTacggcaccaccaccaccacccaacgGCGGGGGAGACGCCAACCACGCCATACAGGAGGCTTTAATGGACAACACGGCAACGGGCAAACTGGCGAGACGCAGCGACCGATACGCCACCACCCTCCGCAACGAGATCCAGCTAAAGAGGGCCCAGCTGCAGAAAAGCCGGAGCGCTGCCACCCTGACCTGCCCCAGCGAgacggaggagatagaggaggagacagacccGGGGGGGTGGAAGTCCACCTCCTCCGACggctccttttcctcctcctacAAGGACCACCTCAAGGAGGCTCAGGCTAGGGTCCTCCAGGCCacgtcctttaggaggagagacCTAGAACCTCCCGGGTCAGGGTCGGAGGCTCAGTTAACCAAACCCAACTCACACATAGTCTCCCGCATTGGCGGCCGCAAGCGTTTCCCTCTGAACAAGAGGGTCCACTCGTTCTCCGAGCCAGACAAGATCAACAAGCTGGgagtggagggtgagggagaacaTCCTGTTGGAACAGCACGGTCATTTGTAGACCGGCGGAAGTTCTTTGAAATGGCTGCTAAACCTGCTTTCTGCAGACCCGACTCAACCATCCACAAATCAGGCCAGCAGAGCTCCAGCACCACCTCCAGCACTTTGGAGCACGGAGAGGGCAAGGCCAGAGGGAGAGCCCACTCAGGGGAAACTGAGGAGGGCTGGAGGCCGAGCCTGGCCAGTGAGACCTCCAGTGACCACCACCCAGACCCCCTCAGCCCCGCAGGCAGACAGGCCCTACTGGAGCAGCAGAGGCTGGGGACCTTCACTGAGTACCAGGTCACCTGGAACATGCAGAGGAAGGCTTCAGACACAAAGCCCCAGGGGAGGTACCACTCTGCTGACAACATCCTggaccagggaacagtggagacGTCTGTCTGTGTCCACGAGAGGTCCAGATCTTCTCCCTCACAAGACGTCTACACACAG ATCCCTGTGCCATGGAGAGACTCTGTTGAAAACGCAAATCTGGATCACAGACAGGGCCAGCAAGGAGGCAGTTACACCACCAG AGGGCCGAGCAAGAGCCGAGAGCAGCCAGCCCAGCTCGACCACTTCCCACAGCCTCCACAACCGTCTATTCCAAGACTGACCGACACAGAGCCACACAGCAGCAGAGACGTGGccgcccccctccctctccctcacccctccgaCCACAGATACAAATGTGATTCTGCGGACCCCGCCCACAACCTCCCAGCTCTCCCCCCGTACCCCTCCAACCACACCCACAGCTCTGTGTCTGAGCAACCACTACCACCTCCAACGCTGGCTCCCAAGCCCCAGAATACAGGCCTCATCATCATGCCACATTTGCCTCTCCTAGGCCTGGAAACCCCCTCAACCACATCCTCCACCTACGGACTGTCTTCCCAGGAATTCCTGCCTGTCCCTCGCACCCATCAGGCTGACCCAGTAGATCCATCATCCAGCAGCAGCTGCTCTCCCCATGGCACAGAGCTGGATCCTGCCCCAAACCAAGCCTGCTCCTTGGGCTCCACCCAGCTTCCCTCTCCATCCCCTGGGAGAACCGCTGGACTGGACACGGAGGAGGGAGCAGCTGATTCAACACTAGAGccgccaccctcctcctcttcccactCTCCTTTTTTCTCCTACCAGCCTGCCAGTCTGACGGTTCCCTCTTCATGTGGGACtagttctccctctcctcagttTGCTCCACAGAGGCTGACGGACCAgccccctgtctctgtgtctatgCAGGATGAAGCCCAGAGCAG GCCAGAGAACAGGACAAACGCTGTGATGGAGATGAGCAGTGTAGGGAAGAAGGTCCCTGTGAAGATCGTCCATGCTGAGAgcaccacagagagggagagccgCCAGTACCTGCTGCACAGTGAGAGAAATGGGGCCCCTGGAGTTTCAGAGGGGCCCGACTTTCCCCCGCCCCTACCGACCAGCCTGCCCTCCCCTGAGCCGCAGCCCTACTCCCTGTTCCGTGCCTACACCCCCTACACACGCCATGGGCCCCAGAGTCCCCCCAGGGACCCAACCCTCACTGTAGCCCCAGAAGAGGCCCTGTCCCATGGGCGGTCTCAGACCAACGGCCCCTCCGGTACCTCCGTCATGGGTCCCCAGCACCCTCAGAAGAGTAACTCGGAGGAGGATGTGAAGAGAGAGGAGCTGGCCAGAGACATCATGGACAAGGATAAGTCCCTGGTGGACATCTTGGACCAGAGTAAGATGAAGACCACCATGGACATGATGGAGGGGATCTTCCCCCAGGGGGAGCAGATCTTGGATGGGGGGCACCAGAGGAGGAAAATCTCCCCCAAACAGGGTTTGCCGCCCAGGGGCATGGATGACAG aagagaggaggggtgcaTGTCTGCTGCTACAGGGTCCCTGGTGACCAgctccacctactacagtacatctGCCCCCAAGGCTGAGCTGCTCAACAAGATGAAGGACATGCAGGAGGACGAGCTGGAGGAGCTGGAGCAAGACTCAGAGGACGAACTGGACATCGACCTGGCCAGCAAGAAG CAAGAGCTGATTGACAGCCTGGGTAAGAAGCTGCAGGTGCTGCGCGAGGCCAGGGAGAGCCTTCAGGAGGACGTCCACGATAACAACTCTCTGGGGGACGAGGTGGAGGCCATGGTGCAGAGGGTTTGCAAGCCCAACGAGCTGGACAAGTTCAGGATGTTCGTGGGAGATCTGGACAAGGTGGTCAGTTTGCTTCTCTCCCTGTCCGGCCGACTGGCCAGGGTGGAGAACGCTCTCAACAGTCTGGAGGAAGACACCACGCCAGAAGAgaag cgCACCCTGTCAGAGAAGAGGAAGCTGTTGATCAGACAACACGAAGACGCCAAAGAGCTCAAGGAGAACCTTGACCGGCGGGAGCGTCTGGTTTACAGCATCATGGCTGCTCACCTCAGCCACGAGAGCCTGGCAGACTACCAGCACTTTGTCAAGATGAAGTCAGCCCTCATCATCGAGCAGCGCAAGCTAGAGGACAAGATCAAACTGGGAGAGGAGCAGCTGAAATGTCTGCTGGATAGTTTGTTGgagcagaggctgctgttctga
- the LOC106575179 gene encoding protein Shroom2 isoform X4, translating to MEKYRINVQPTLLFTDRQTIQLRRNEPVSRPHSWHSSKFTGDHPEPTESRIEPPPPPVWQVKHEVSASTKDLSSCGDHDSNLRQLSSQFSSVGNMERVERPSHPYPPGCLSPSRYHRSAEPLPGSGGSGGKSESAFSCLSSTSPPPEPALALTNTAATEGSVFYKGVQTQTSEVGRQGEQRHSRYLQLPQGDGGSESPRTAPEEQPDSRYSSSGSGRSHIGPVWHVPERRKVAAPPSPPPPPLRSDSFAATKVYPAYTEGPGAPHHGQMKAQERGLDRLAEAPENSSYRGRGNHISHDENGPDPRCSYNPPPHKKDFLHPNIAAGAPDYNHNQLSNPNKLFSLSSQDVRQSQSPFACLPNHQRQYSDESTFYLQTRSAPHPPKPQSVGSYYHSLQELPTNRSNSRNHVRSSTTSLSTSTIDQNYDGGGHIRYYCITTKQPGQPETRVRQSKSEVWMADMELAKGSNDRASTSSSHKTNKVKYPPQPPYASSKERNGNVKPANVLLYEHTASNSLSSSGKPTTEERERWSEGQRPSTEAQLRSSYSPSPPKEHKAAPLREEDPWLSQENHKISSQKTPMLHSLAQESRSLVEKNHPATAPPPPPNGGGDANHAIQEALMDNTATGKLARRSDRYATTLRNEIQLKRAQLQKSRSAATLTCPSETEEIEEETDPGGWKSTSSDGSFSSSYKDHLKEAQARVLQATSFRRRDLEPPGSGSEAQLTKPNSHIVSRIGGRKRFPLNKRVHSFSEPDKINKLGVEGEGEHPVGTARSFVDRRKFFEMAAKPAFCRPDSTIHKSGQQSSSTTSSTLEHGEGKARGRAHSGETEEGWRPSLASETSSDHHPDPLSPAGRQALLEQQRLGTFTEYQVTWNMQRKASDTKPQGRYHSADNILDQGTVETSVCVHERSRSSPSQDVYTQIPVPWRDSVENANLDHRQGQQGGSYTTRGPSKSREQPAQLDHFPQPPQPSIPRLTDTEPHSSRDVAAPLPLPHPSDHRYKCDSADPAHNLPALPPYPSNHTHSSVSEQPLPPPTLAPKPQNTGLIIMPHLPLLGLETPSTTSSTYGLSSQEFLPVPRTHQADPVDPSSSSSCSPHGTELDPAPNQACSLGSTQLPSPSPGRTAGLDTEEGAADSTLEPPPSSSSHSPFFSYQPASLTVPSSCGTSSPSPQFAPQRLTDQPPVSVSMQDEAQSRPENRTNAVMEMSSVGKKVPVKIVHAESTTERESRQYLLHSERNGAPGVSEGPDFPPPLPTSLPSPEPQPYSLFRAYTPYTRHGPQSPPRDPTLTVAPEEALSHGRSQTNGPSGTSVMGPQHPQKSNSEEDVKREELARDIMDKDKSLVDILDQSKMKTTMDMMEGIFPQGEQILDGGHQRRKISPKQGLPPRGMDDRREEGCMSAATGSLVTSSTYYSTSAPKAELLNKMKDMQEDELEELEQDSEDELDIDLASKKQELIDSLGKKLQVLREARESLQEDVHDNNSLGDEVEAMVQRVCKPNELDKFRMFVGDLDKVVSLLLSLSGRLARVENALNSLEEDTTPEEKRTLSEKRKLLIRQHEDAKELKENLDRRERLVYSIMAAHLSHESLADYQHFVKMKSALIIEQRKLEDKIKLGEEQLKCLLDSLLEQRLLF from the exons GAGGAATGAACCAGTCTCCCGGCCCCATTCATGGCACTCCTCCAAGTTCACAGGAGACCACCCCGAACCCACAGAGAGCCGCATagaacctccacctccacctgtgTGGCAGGTCAAACATGAAGTCAG TGCATCCACAAAAGACCTTTCCAGCTGCGGGGACCACGACTCGAATCTACGCCAGTTATCCAGCCAGTTCAGCTCCGTGGGAAATATGGAGAGAGTAGAGCGTCCCTCACACCCCTACCCACCAGGATGCCTCTCCCCCAGCAGGTACCACCGCAGTGCTGAGCCTCTCCCTGGCAGTGGAGGGTCTGGTGGGAAGAGCGAATCAGCCTTCAGTTGCCTGTCCTCTACCAGCCCTCCCCCGGAGCCTGCGCTGGCGCTCACCAACACTGCGGCGACTGAGGGCAGCGTGTTCTATAAGGGGGTCCAGACTCAGACCAGTGAGGTCGGAAGGCAGGGTGAGCAGCGCCACAGCCGGTACCTCCAGCTGCCCCAGGGGGACGGAGGCTcagagagccccaggacagccCCAGAGGAGCAGCCTGACTCCCGCTACTCCAGCTCAGGCTCTGGCAGATCGCACATAGGCCCTGTGTGGCACGTCCCAGAGAGGAGGAAGGTAGCAGcccccccatctcctcctcctcctcccctgcgcAGTGACAGCTtcgctgccaccaaggtgtaccCTGCCTACACAGAGGGGCCTGGAGCTCCACACCACGGCCAGATGAAGGCCCAAGAACGAGGGTTGGACAGGCTGGCTGAGGCCCCAGAGAACAGCAGCTACAGAGGCCGGGGAAACCATATCTCTCACGATGAGAACGGGCCAGACCCCAGGTGCAGTTACAACCCTCCACCTCACAAGAAAGACTTCCTCCACCCAAACATAGCAGCAGGAGCACCTGACTACAACCACAACCAGCTCAGCAACCCAAACAAACTGTTCTCGCTGTCTAGCCAGGACGTGAGACAGAGTCAGTCTCCCTTCGCTTGCCTGCCCAACCACCAGCGGCAGTACAGCGACGAAAGCACTTTCTACCTGCAGACCAGATCCGCCCCACATCCACCGAAGCCGCAGAGCGTCGGTAGCTACTACCACAGCCTCCAGGAGCTCCCGACCAACCGCAGTAACAGCAGGAACCACGTGAGGTCCTCCACCACGTCCCTGTCCACCTCGACCATCGACCAGAACTATGACGGCGGAGGACACATCCGGTACTACTGCATCACAACCAAGCAGCCAGGCCAGCCAGAGACCCGTGTTAGACAGAGCAAATCAGAGGTCTGGATGGCTGACATGGAGCTAGCTAAGGGCTCCAACGACAGGGCCTCCACAAGTTCCTCCCACAAGACCAACAAGGTCAAGTATCCTCCTCAGCCGCCTTACGCCAGCAGCAAGGAGCGGAACGGAAATGTCAAACCGGCCAACGTTCTGCTTTACGAGCACACAGCCTCTAATTCCTTATCCTCATCTGGTAAACCTAccactgaggagagggagaggtggagtgaGGGCCAGAGACCTTCTACAGAGGCCCAGCTTAGAAGCTCTTACTCTCCCAGTCCGCCCAAGGAACACAAGGCGGCACCGCTGAGAGAAGAAGACCCTTGGCTCTCTCAGGAGAACCATAAGATCTCTTCTCAAAAGACACCCATGCTCCACAGTCTGGCTCAGGAGAGTAGGAGCCTGGTGGAGAAGAATCACCCTGCTacggcaccaccaccaccacccaacgGCGGGGGAGACGCCAACCACGCCATACAGGAGGCTTTAATGGACAACACGGCAACGGGCAAACTGGCGAGACGCAGCGACCGATACGCCACCACCCTCCGCAACGAGATCCAGCTAAAGAGGGCCCAGCTGCAGAAAAGCCGGAGCGCTGCCACCCTGACCTGCCCCAGCGAgacggaggagatagaggaggagacagacccGGGGGGGTGGAAGTCCACCTCCTCCGACggctccttttcctcctcctacAAGGACCACCTCAAGGAGGCTCAGGCTAGGGTCCTCCAGGCCacgtcctttaggaggagagacCTAGAACCTCCCGGGTCAGGGTCGGAGGCTCAGTTAACCAAACCCAACTCACACATAGTCTCCCGCATTGGCGGCCGCAAGCGTTTCCCTCTGAACAAGAGGGTCCACTCGTTCTCCGAGCCAGACAAGATCAACAAGCTGGgagtggagggtgagggagaacaTCCTGTTGGAACAGCACGGTCATTTGTAGACCGGCGGAAGTTCTTTGAAATGGCTGCTAAACCTGCTTTCTGCAGACCCGACTCAACCATCCACAAATCAGGCCAGCAGAGCTCCAGCACCACCTCCAGCACTTTGGAGCACGGAGAGGGCAAGGCCAGAGGGAGAGCCCACTCAGGGGAAACTGAGGAGGGCTGGAGGCCGAGCCTGGCCAGTGAGACCTCCAGTGACCACCACCCAGACCCCCTCAGCCCCGCAGGCAGACAGGCCCTACTGGAGCAGCAGAGGCTGGGGACCTTCACTGAGTACCAGGTCACCTGGAACATGCAGAGGAAGGCTTCAGACACAAAGCCCCAGGGGAGGTACCACTCTGCTGACAACATCCTggaccagggaacagtggagacGTCTGTCTGTGTCCACGAGAGGTCCAGATCTTCTCCCTCACAAGACGTCTACACACAG ATCCCTGTGCCATGGAGAGACTCTGTTGAAAACGCAAATCTGGATCACAGACAGGGCCAGCAAGGAGGCAGTTACACCACCAG AGGGCCGAGCAAGAGCCGAGAGCAGCCAGCCCAGCTCGACCACTTCCCACAGCCTCCACAACCGTCTATTCCAAGACTGACCGACACAGAGCCACACAGCAGCAGAGACGTGGccgcccccctccctctccctcacccctccgaCCACAGATACAAATGTGATTCTGCGGACCCCGCCCACAACCTCCCAGCTCTCCCCCCGTACCCCTCCAACCACACCCACAGCTCTGTGTCTGAGCAACCACTACCACCTCCAACGCTGGCTCCCAAGCCCCAGAATACAGGCCTCATCATCATGCCACATTTGCCTCTCCTAGGCCTGGAAACCCCCTCAACCACATCCTCCACCTACGGACTGTCTTCCCAGGAATTCCTGCCTGTCCCTCGCACCCATCAGGCTGACCCAGTAGATCCATCATCCAGCAGCAGCTGCTCTCCCCATGGCACAGAGCTGGATCCTGCCCCAAACCAAGCCTGCTCCTTGGGCTCCACCCAGCTTCCCTCTCCATCCCCTGGGAGAACCGCTGGACTGGACACGGAGGAGGGAGCAGCTGATTCAACACTAGAGccgccaccctcctcctcttcccactCTCCTTTTTTCTCCTACCAGCCTGCCAGTCTGACGGTTCCCTCTTCATGTGGGACtagttctccctctcctcagttTGCTCCACAGAGGCTGACGGACCAgccccctgtctctgtgtctatgCAGGATGAAGCCCAGAGCAG GCCAGAGAACAGGACAAACGCTGTGATGGAGATGAGCAGTGTAGGGAAGAAGGTCCCTGTGAAGATCGTCCATGCTGAGAgcaccacagagagggagagccgCCAGTACCTGCTGCACAGTGAGAGAAATGGGGCCCCTGGAGTTTCAGAGGGGCCCGACTTTCCCCCGCCCCTACCGACCAGCCTGCCCTCCCCTGAGCCGCAGCCCTACTCCCTGTTCCGTGCCTACACCCCCTACACACGCCATGGGCCCCAGAGTCCCCCCAGGGACCCAACCCTCACTGTAGCCCCAGAAGAGGCCCTGTCCCATGGGCGGTCTCAGACCAACGGCCCCTCCGGTACCTCCGTCATGGGTCCCCAGCACCCTCAGAAGAGTAACTCGGAGGAGGATGTGAAGAGAGAGGAGCTGGCCAGAGACATCATGGACAAGGATAAGTCCCTGGTGGACATCTTGGACCAGAGTAAGATGAAGACCACCATGGACATGATGGAGGGGATCTTCCCCCAGGGGGAGCAGATCTTGGATGGGGGGCACCAGAGGAGGAAAATCTCCCCCAAACAGGGTTTGCCGCCCAGGGGCATGGATGACAG aagagaggaggggtgcaTGTCTGCTGCTACAGGGTCCCTGGTGACCAgctccacctactacagtacatctGCCCCCAAGGCTGAGCTGCTCAACAAGATGAAGGACATGCAGGAGGACGAGCTGGAGGAGCTGGAGCAAGACTCAGAGGACGAACTGGACATCGACCTGGCCAGCAAGAAG CAAGAGCTGATTGACAGCCTGGGTAAGAAGCTGCAGGTGCTGCGCGAGGCCAGGGAGAGCCTTCAGGAGGACGTCCACGATAACAACTCTCTGGGGGACGAGGTGGAGGCCATGGTGCAGAGGGTTTGCAAGCCCAACGAGCTGGACAAGTTCAGGATGTTCGTGGGAGATCTGGACAAGGTGGTCAGTTTGCTTCTCTCCCTGTCCGGCCGACTGGCCAGGGTGGAGAACGCTCTCAACAGTCTGGAGGAAGACACCACGCCAGAAGAgaag cgCACCCTGTCAGAGAAGAGGAAGCTGTTGATCAGACAACACGAAGACGCCAAAGAGCTCAAGGAGAACCTTGACCGGCGGGAGCGTCTGGTTTACAGCATCATGGCTGCTCACCTCAGCCACGAGAGCCTGGCAGACTACCAGCACTTTGTCAAGATGAAGTCAGCCCTCATCATCGAGCAGCGCAAGCTAGAGGACAAGATCAAACTGGGAGAGGAGCAGCTGAAATGTCTGCTGGATAGTTTGTTGgagcagaggctgctgttctga